Proteins from a genomic interval of uncultured Fibrobacter sp.:
- a CDS encoding HNH endonuclease yields MKFVLNEIKRELSDEEIIQDIKRVSNQLGRDWISISEYRKTGKHSLNTIQNHFGTWKNALKKAGLRAERNKDEYKIIPDQMYFDDLLNVAKKTNKKTVTYEDYKKYGKYAVTYIFRRFGTWNTALTKAGLEGTGFSKDKITEQQCFDEIERIWILLGRQPTTTDFTKSKICKYSIDVFKRRFGSWRKALEAFVKYANNTDEIDQGDTPDAPELEEETKLSQHEKNKISSQNKHTTSRTINARLRFLVLQRDHFKCCACGASPAKDPSVELHVDHIIPWSKGGETVPENLQTLCSKCNLGKSDIL; encoded by the coding sequence ATGAAATTTGTATTAAATGAAATTAAACGAGAATTATCAGATGAAGAGATAATTCAAGACATAAAGCGGGTTTCCAATCAATTAGGACGAGATTGGATTTCCATTTCAGAATACAGAAAAACAGGAAAACATTCTCTAAACACAATACAAAATCATTTCGGTACTTGGAAAAATGCTTTGAAAAAGGCTGGTTTAAGAGCCGAACGAAACAAAGACGAATACAAGATAATTCCAGATCAAATGTATTTTGATGATTTATTAAATGTTGCCAAGAAAACTAACAAAAAAACGGTCACTTACGAAGATTACAAAAAATATGGGAAATACGCCGTCACTTATATTTTTCGTCGATTTGGAACTTGGAATACAGCACTAACTAAAGCAGGATTAGAAGGAACAGGTTTTTCAAAAGACAAAATTACAGAACAGCAATGTTTTGATGAAATCGAAAGAATTTGGATTCTATTGGGAAGGCAACCAACCACAACTGATTTTACAAAATCGAAAATCTGCAAATACTCAATAGATGTGTTTAAGCGTCGTTTTGGAAGTTGGCGAAAAGCGTTAGAAGCCTTTGTAAAATACGCAAATAATACCGATGAAATCGACCAAGGCGATACCCCAGACGCCCCCGAATTAGAAGAAGAAACAAAATTATCTCAACATGAAAAGAATAAAATTTCTTCTCAAAACAAGCACACCACATCAAGAACTATAAATGCTAGATTAAGATTTTTGGTATTGCAAAGGGATCATTTTAAATGCTGTGCATGTGGAGCGTCACCCGCAAAAGACCCCTCTGTTGAATTGCATGTTGACCATATAATACCTTGGTCAAAAGGCGGAGAAACCGTCCCTGAAAATTTACAGACACTTTGTTCTAAATGCAATTTAGGCAAAAGCGATATTTTATAG
- a CDS encoding flavodoxin family protein → MKVVLFNGSRREKGCTYTALNIVAGELNAAGIETEIFFVGGRVLKGETDAVVHEAKEILKSADAVVYGSPVYYASPSGEMLMFLDRLYGLAEAELLFKPAATVASARRAGTSATLDALNKYPAFAQQPLVASRYWNMVHGSSPEDVLKDEEGVQIMRELGRNMAWLLKSIEAGKQAGVSQPVAEKKVFTNFIR, encoded by the coding sequence ATGAAAGTTGTCTTGTTTAATGGCAGCCGTCGCGAAAAGGGCTGCACCTACACCGCCCTGAACATTGTCGCGGGCGAGCTCAACGCCGCGGGCATCGAAACCGAAATTTTCTTTGTCGGGGGCCGCGTGCTCAAGGGCGAAACGGATGCCGTTGTCCACGAAGCCAAGGAAATCTTGAAATCCGCCGACGCCGTGGTCTACGGCTCGCCGGTCTACTACGCCTCCCCCAGCGGCGAAATGCTGATGTTCCTCGACAGGCTCTACGGCCTCGCCGAAGCGGAACTCCTTTTCAAGCCCGCCGCCACGGTCGCATCGGCACGCCGCGCAGGCACCAGCGCCACTCTCGACGCGCTGAACAAGTACCCCGCATTCGCGCAGCAACCCCTCGTGGCATCGCGCTACTGGAACATGGTCCACGGTTCCAGCCCCGAAGATGTGCTCAAGGACGAAGAAGGCGTGCAGATCATGCGTGAACTCGGTCGCAACATGGCATGGCTCCTTAAGAGCATCGAAGCAGGCAAGCAGGCGGGCGTTTCGCAGCCTGTCGCCGAGAAGAAGGTGTTCACGAACTTTATCCGCTAA
- the carB gene encoding carbamoyl-phosphate synthase large subunit — translation MPKRTDIKKIMLIGSGPIVIGQGCEFDYSGVQACKVLRREGYEVVLVNSNPATIMTDPEMADRTYIEPLSVDILHEIIRRERPDALLPTLGGQTALNLAMELNERGILDRYQVELIGAKAESIQRAEDRHLFKEAMLKIGLDLPRSGSAHSMSEATAIAHTIGSWPLIIRPGFTLGGTGGGIAHNPEEFETIVNRGLDASLNNEVLIEESLLGWKEFEMEVMRDKKGNAVIVCSIENLDPMGVHTGDSITVAPIQSLDDRAYQAMRDDSLKVMEAIGVETGGSNVQWAIEPKTGRRIIIEMNPRVSRSSALASKATGFPIAKIAALLAVGYTLDELRNDITQTTPSCFEPALDYVVVKVPRFTFEKFPKADSTLGTQMKSVGEAMAIGTNFKQAMQKALRSLETGFGGFGACAKCEKFKEYDDETLAKEVARPSAERIFVLHEALRRKWGVEKLYEITKIDRYFLRHLEELALYEDEILSAGSLENLAKDLPLFRQAKELGYSDIQIGYLFHKTPEEVMAVRKQIGLVPSYYSVDTCAGEFEAITPYYYSCWAENSEPVREIPGHGHKKRIMVLGGGPNRIGQGIEFDYCCCHAAFTLRREGYEVIMVNSNPETVSTDYDTSDKLYFEPLTLEDVMGIYEREKCAGVIVQFGGQTPLNLAMRLKKAGANVVGTSPEDIDLAEDRDFFKQLVDKVGIKQAESGIAHNVEEALAIVEKIGYPVFVRPSFVLGGRGMVIVYKEKYLRKFVEEAAAIGEGKPILIDRFLEDATELDVDCISDGKHTVVGAIMEHVEPAGIHSGDSASVIPPMTLSKEIQDKVRAYAKEFAKELHVCGLMNMQLAVKDGELYMIEVNPRASRTVPFVSKSIGVPLASYASRCMLGETLEQIGFTEEVHVPYVSVKEAVFPFVKFPGVDITLSPEMKSTGEVMSIDRDRGLAYLKSQLASGNKVPSQGNIFVSLKDEDKQKAVPLIRQLVNLGYELYATRGTSTMLYNEGIKTRAVFRISRGRPNLLDLIHDKEVQWIVNTTENGAEAMVDEIQMRSKAVVSGIPITTTIAALTSTVEGLMDKHDFGRFEVCSLQEYHRHVKK, via the coding sequence ATGCCTAAGCGTACCGACATCAAGAAGATTATGCTCATTGGTTCTGGCCCGATTGTGATTGGCCAGGGCTGCGAATTCGACTACTCCGGCGTGCAGGCCTGTAAGGTGCTGCGCCGCGAAGGCTACGAAGTGGTGCTCGTGAACTCCAACCCGGCCACCATCATGACCGACCCCGAAATGGCCGACCGCACCTACATTGAACCGCTGAGCGTCGATATTCTGCACGAAATCATCCGCCGCGAACGCCCGGACGCCTTGCTCCCCACACTCGGTGGCCAGACCGCCTTGAACCTCGCGATGGAACTGAACGAGCGCGGCATTTTGGACCGCTACCAGGTGGAGCTCATCGGTGCGAAGGCTGAATCTATCCAGCGCGCCGAAGACCGTCACCTGTTCAAGGAAGCCATGCTCAAAATTGGGCTGGACCTCCCCCGCTCCGGTTCGGCGCACTCCATGTCTGAGGCGACCGCTATCGCCCACACCATCGGAAGCTGGCCGCTGATTATCCGTCCGGGCTTTACCCTCGGCGGCACCGGCGGCGGTATCGCCCACAATCCCGAAGAATTCGAGACCATCGTGAACCGCGGTCTTGACGCCTCGCTCAACAACGAAGTCCTTATCGAAGAATCGCTCCTCGGCTGGAAAGAATTCGAAATGGAAGTCATGCGCGACAAGAAGGGCAACGCCGTTATCGTGTGTTCCATCGAAAACCTGGACCCCATGGGCGTGCACACCGGCGACTCCATCACGGTCGCCCCGATCCAGAGCCTCGATGACCGCGCGTACCAGGCCATGCGCGACGACTCCCTGAAGGTCATGGAAGCCATCGGCGTGGAAACCGGCGGATCCAACGTTCAGTGGGCAATCGAACCCAAGACCGGTCGCCGCATCATCATCGAAATGAACCCCCGCGTGAGCCGTTCTTCTGCTCTTGCTTCCAAGGCAACGGGCTTCCCCATCGCAAAGATTGCAGCCCTCCTCGCCGTGGGCTACACCCTCGACGAACTCCGCAACGACATTACGCAAACGACCCCGAGCTGCTTTGAGCCGGCGCTTGACTACGTTGTCGTGAAGGTTCCGCGCTTCACCTTCGAAAAGTTCCCGAAGGCAGATTCCACGCTCGGCACCCAGATGAAGTCTGTGGGCGAAGCCATGGCCATCGGTACGAACTTCAAGCAGGCCATGCAGAAGGCTCTCCGCTCCCTCGAAACGGGATTCGGCGGATTCGGCGCCTGCGCCAAGTGCGAAAAGTTCAAGGAATACGACGACGAAACGCTCGCCAAGGAAGTTGCCCGCCCGAGTGCCGAACGCATCTTCGTGCTGCACGAAGCATTGCGCCGCAAGTGGGGTGTCGAGAAGTTGTACGAAATCACGAAAATTGACCGATACTTCTTGCGTCATCTTGAAGAACTCGCCCTTTACGAAGACGAAATTCTTTCTGCAGGCTCTCTCGAAAACCTTGCGAAGGATTTGCCGCTCTTCCGCCAGGCCAAGGAACTGGGCTACAGCGATATCCAGATTGGTTACCTGTTCCACAAGACTCCCGAAGAAGTCATGGCGGTGCGCAAGCAGATTGGCCTCGTTCCGAGCTACTACTCCGTCGATACCTGCGCTGGCGAATTCGAAGCCATCACGCCGTATTATTACAGCTGCTGGGCCGAAAATTCCGAACCCGTCCGCGAAATTCCGGGTCACGGTCACAAGAAACGCATCATGGTGCTCGGCGGCGGCCCGAACCGAATCGGTCAGGGTATCGAATTCGACTACTGCTGCTGCCACGCCGCCTTTACGCTGCGCCGCGAAGGCTACGAAGTCATCATGGTGAACTCCAACCCCGAAACGGTTTCCACCGACTATGATACTTCGGACAAGCTCTACTTTGAACCGCTCACGCTCGAAGACGTGATGGGCATTTACGAACGCGAAAAGTGCGCGGGCGTCATCGTGCAATTCGGTGGCCAGACTCCGCTGAACCTCGCCATGCGCCTCAAGAAGGCCGGTGCAAACGTCGTCGGCACGAGCCCCGAAGACATCGACCTCGCCGAAGACCGCGACTTCTTCAAGCAGCTGGTTGACAAGGTCGGCATCAAGCAGGCCGAAAGCGGCATCGCCCACAACGTGGAAGAAGCCCTCGCCATCGTCGAGAAAATCGGCTACCCCGTTTTTGTGCGCCCGAGCTTCGTTCTCGGCGGCCGCGGCATGGTGATTGTCTATAAGGAAAAATACCTCCGCAAGTTCGTAGAAGAAGCTGCCGCCATTGGCGAAGGCAAGCCCATCCTCATCGACCGCTTCTTGGAAGACGCTACCGAACTTGACGTGGACTGCATCAGCGACGGCAAGCACACCGTGGTGGGCGCCATTATGGAACACGTGGAACCCGCAGGCATCCACTCCGGCGACTCCGCCAGCGTCATCCCGCCCATGACGCTCTCCAAGGAAATCCAGGACAAGGTCCGCGCCTACGCCAAGGAATTCGCGAAGGAACTCCACGTTTGCGGCCTCATGAACATGCAGCTCGCCGTGAAGGACGGCGAACTCTACATGATCGAAGTGAACCCGCGCGCCTCCCGCACCGTGCCGTTCGTGTCCAAGTCCATCGGCGTCCCGCTCGCAAGTTATGCAAGCCGCTGCATGCTCGGCGAAACTCTCGAACAAATCGGTTTCACCGAAGAAGTCCACGTGCCTTACGTGAGCGTCAAGGAAGCCGTTTTCCCGTTCGTCAAGTTCCCGGGTGTGGACATCACGCTCTCTCCGGAAATGAAATCTACCGGCGAAGTCATGAGCATCGATCGCGACCGCGGCCTTGCCTACCTCAAGAGCCAGCTGGCATCGGGCAACAAGGTCCCGAGCCAGGGCAACATCTTCGTCTCGCTCAAGGACGAAGACAAGCAGAAGGCCGTCCCGCTCATTCGCCAGCTCGTGAACCTCGGATACGAACTGTACGCCACCCGCGGCACCTCCACCATGCTCTACAACGAAGGCATCAAGACCCGCGCCGTGTTCCGCATCTCCCGTGGCCGCCCGAACCTGCTGGACCTCATCCACGACAAGGAAGTGCAGTGGATCGTGAACACCACCGAAAACGGTGCCGAAGCCATGGTGGACGAAATCCAGATGCGTTCCAAGGCTGTGGTCTCCGGCATTCCCATCACCACGACCATCGCCGCCCTCACCTCCACCGTAGAAGGCCTCATGGACAAGCACGACTTCGGAAGATTCGAGGTTTGTAGTTTACAGGAGTACCACAGGCATGTGAAGAAGTAA
- a CDS encoding sugar O-acetyltransferase translates to MTEKEKMLAGELYDPSDAELVRLRQTAHSLCRQYNNLDETDDERESILDKLFVKREPGVYLQGPIFFDYGVNTQIGENTYANFNFTVLDCAPVTIGKNVFFGPNVAIYTPLHPLRWQERNMFKKPDGTLTDNEYAKPITIGNNCWIAGNVTICAGVTIGEGSVIGAGSVVTRDIPAGVVAVGNPCRVLKKVE, encoded by the coding sequence ATGACCGAAAAAGAAAAGATGCTCGCGGGCGAGCTTTACGACCCCTCCGACGCTGAACTCGTAAGACTGCGCCAGACCGCGCATTCCCTGTGCCGCCAGTACAACAACCTCGACGAGACGGACGACGAGCGCGAAAGCATCTTGGACAAACTGTTTGTAAAGCGCGAGCCAGGCGTGTACCTGCAGGGCCCAATTTTCTTCGACTACGGCGTGAATACGCAAATCGGCGAAAACACCTACGCGAACTTCAACTTCACCGTTCTCGACTGCGCACCGGTCACCATCGGCAAGAACGTCTTTTTCGGCCCGAATGTTGCCATCTACACTCCCCTGCATCCGCTCCGCTGGCAGGAACGCAACATGTTCAAGAAACCCGACGGAACACTTACAGACAACGAATACGCGAAGCCCATCACCATCGGGAATAACTGCTGGATTGCAGGCAACGTCACCATCTGCGCGGGCGTTACCATCGGCGAAGGGAGCGTCATCGGGGCGGGCAGCGTCGTGACCCGCGACATCCCCGCAGGCGTCGTTGCCGTCGGAAATCCGTGCAGGGTATTGAAGAAAGTCGAGTAA
- a CDS encoding DUF4209 domain-containing protein, whose product MQRKELENIEYRIDALECSRYAEVLSKEVEAPTFPFCLFQKIAEKEKDPFKSKILWLLSDILSLGLDCETNEFIPYFFFRLENLNESDVEFLIVFLNKIDDPYIKSRIADVLFCKTKQFQPYLSMAIDAYMEMPIGSKNWNLYMQDAWQRALFLVKTRCKKRLGEFKSLFVEFVIKTSNKNIEPLMWALVNVFDANDLKTHSAALDNCVKIIRYYIPRIAFSVIGSWSKAIDKIAEVDQNIADSLYEELINDRLPYFANEIKSGFFVRAHEINQLFPLLGKMSKNKRAEFQDKEQWMIKKSRELYQKAMQFEGKRYSEYANLERREKMEKFLSKCNPALLFVTLLKVMKFDKKTFESIIKSSSDLKNGLTFAIESPMNVLNEDGGIVSSNREQSNKDLFEKDCIAKEFQKYVFKQSTECLEPIFKELTKQCSLSYKDAIDQLLTHSSYLTETNVSAFARGWVYGCQGDLFTALHLMVPHFDRLLTDLLKVNDVPVMGKNKETNEDFEKSPKKFLDTNEAIKILGEETAFQIKMLFYSELGFDYRNRIAHGRITSDSYEQPYIWAFILKFLLDKAGL is encoded by the coding sequence ATGCAACGAAAAGAACTAGAAAATATTGAATATAGAATTGATGCGCTGGAATGTTCTCGATATGCCGAAGTTCTTTCGAAAGAGGTGGAGGCTCCAACCTTCCCTTTTTGCCTATTCCAAAAAATTGCAGAAAAGGAAAAAGATCCTTTCAAAAGTAAAATTTTGTGGTTGCTTTCTGATATTCTTTCTTTAGGATTGGATTGCGAAACAAACGAATTTATACCATATTTTTTCTTTCGATTAGAGAATCTGAATGAAAGTGATGTAGAATTCCTTATTGTTTTTCTCAACAAAATTGATGATCCATATATCAAATCAAGGATTGCGGACGTATTGTTTTGCAAAACAAAGCAATTCCAGCCTTATCTAAGCATGGCAATAGATGCGTATATGGAAATGCCGATAGGTTCAAAAAATTGGAACCTATATATGCAAGATGCATGGCAGAGGGCTCTTTTTCTCGTTAAAACTCGATGTAAAAAGCGATTAGGCGAATTTAAAAGCCTGTTCGTTGAGTTTGTCATAAAGACATCGAATAAAAATATTGAACCTCTTATGTGGGCTCTAGTAAATGTTTTTGATGCTAATGATTTAAAGACTCATTCAGCTGCGTTAGATAATTGTGTAAAAATCATTCGTTATTACATACCTAGAATAGCGTTTTCAGTAATCGGCTCTTGGAGTAAAGCAATAGACAAAATAGCCGAAGTAGATCAAAATATAGCAGATTCTCTTTATGAGGAATTGATTAACGACCGTTTACCCTATTTTGCTAACGAAATTAAGAGTGGTTTCTTTGTCCGAGCTCACGAAATAAATCAATTATTTCCGTTACTAGGAAAAATGTCGAAAAATAAACGGGCTGAATTTCAGGACAAAGAACAATGGATGATCAAAAAATCGAGAGAACTTTATCAAAAAGCTATGCAATTTGAAGGCAAACGTTATAGTGAATATGCTAATCTAGAACGAAGAGAAAAAATGGAAAAATTTTTATCCAAGTGTAATCCTGCATTGCTGTTTGTAACCTTGCTTAAAGTGATGAAATTTGACAAGAAAACATTTGAATCCATAATTAAATCTAGCTCAGACTTAAAGAATGGATTGACTTTTGCTATAGAATCTCCAATGAATGTTCTGAATGAAGATGGTGGTATTGTATCTTCCAATCGTGAGCAATCCAATAAAGATTTGTTTGAAAAAGATTGTATCGCCAAAGAATTTCAAAAATATGTGTTCAAACAAAGTACAGAATGCCTTGAGCCCATTTTTAAAGAATTAACAAAGCAATGTAGCCTCTCTTACAAAGATGCCATTGATCAATTGTTGACACATTCCAGCTATTTAACTGAAACAAACGTATCTGCATTTGCTAGAGGCTGGGTGTACGGGTGTCAAGGAGATCTTTTCACTGCTTTACATTTGATGGTGCCCCATTTTGATCGACTTTTGACTGATTTATTAAAAGTAAATGACGTCCCAGTTATGGGAAAAAATAAAGAAACAAATGAAGATTTCGAGAAAAGTCCAAAGAAATTTTTAGATACAAACGAGGCTATTAAGATTTTAGGCGAAGAAACAGCTTTTCAAATAAAAATGCTCTTTTATAGTGAACTCGGCTTTGATTATAGAAATAGAATTGCTCATGGACGCATAACTAGCGACTCTTATGAGCAACCTTATATATGGGCTTTTATATTAAAATTCTTACTTGATAAAGCTGGTTTGTAA
- a CDS encoding cation diffusion facilitator family transporter codes for MNETENRQKVIVRTSIIGIAANIVLSAFKAFVGFATNSIAVTLDAVNNLSDALSSVITIVGAKLSNKLPDKKHPLGYGRIEYLSAMVVAAIVLYAGGTSAVESVKKIIHPEAADYSTVSLVIIASAVVVKLVLGKFVKSQGERVNSGALVASGADALFDAILSLSVLASAIVFVLTEISLEAYVGLVISGFIIKSGIGMLIETLDDILGKRADGDLVKKIKKLLTEEPQVHGAYDVILNNYGPDKFLGSVHLELPDTMTVEELDELTRRVQARVHKETGVLLTGVGVYSYNTKNDKSAEIRSNILKLVKAHEWALQLHGFYVNFEEKAIRFDVVMNFEIKPQEGLDILYKEIGEAYPGYDLHINADIDAS; via the coding sequence ATGAACGAAACGGAAAACCGCCAAAAGGTCATTGTCCGAACAAGCATCATCGGCATTGCAGCAAACATCGTGCTGTCGGCGTTCAAGGCATTCGTCGGCTTTGCGACCAACTCTATTGCCGTGACACTCGACGCGGTGAACAACCTTTCCGATGCACTCTCCTCGGTCATTACGATTGTGGGCGCAAAGCTTTCAAACAAGTTGCCCGACAAAAAACATCCGCTCGGCTACGGGCGAATCGAATACCTGAGCGCCATGGTGGTCGCGGCAATCGTGCTCTACGCCGGCGGAACTTCGGCAGTGGAATCCGTCAAGAAAATCATTCACCCCGAAGCAGCGGACTACTCCACGGTTTCGCTGGTGATTATCGCCTCGGCGGTGGTGGTGAAACTCGTGCTCGGCAAATTTGTGAAAAGCCAGGGCGAACGCGTGAACTCGGGCGCTCTCGTGGCATCGGGCGCAGACGCGCTGTTCGACGCCATCCTCTCCCTTTCGGTGCTGGCCTCGGCCATCGTCTTCGTTCTCACGGAAATTTCCCTTGAAGCCTACGTGGGTCTCGTGATTTCCGGATTCATCATCAAGTCGGGCATCGGCATGCTCATCGAAACCCTGGACGACATTCTGGGCAAGCGCGCCGACGGCGACCTGGTCAAGAAAATCAAGAAGTTGCTCACCGAAGAACCGCAAGTCCACGGCGCCTACGATGTCATTCTCAACAATTACGGCCCGGACAAGTTCCTCGGTTCCGTGCACCTGGAACTCCCCGACACCATGACCGTCGAAGAACTCGACGAACTCACCCGCAGGGTGCAGGCACGCGTACACAAGGAAACCGGCGTACTTCTGACGGGCGTGGGCGTTTATTCATACAACACCAAGAACGACAAATCTGCCGAAATCCGCAGCAACATTTTGAAGCTTGTAAAAGCACATGAATGGGCTTTGCAGCTCCACGGCTTTTACGTAAACTTCGAAGAAAAGGCAATCCGTTTCGACGTAGTCATGAATTTTGAAATCAAGCCGCAGGAAGGCCTCGACATCCTTTACAAGGAAATCGGCGAAGCCTACCCCGGCTACGATCTGCATATTAACGCCGACATCGACGCATCGTA